The nucleotide window GCTTCCCCCGCTTCGGCAGGAATCCCATTATCCTTGACAATGATAAGTTGAGACGGGAACAATGGTTTTCCGGCTGAGCCAAGCTTTGTCAGGCTGTATTCTGGTGAAAGTGTCACAATTTGCGAGGAGGATTCTGTCATGCCATACGACTGAAAGACAGGAATATCTTTTTCCACACAAGCCTCTAGTAATGGTAATGGAGCAGGGCCCCCACCTAACAGCATGCAGCGGAATTGATTGGGAAGCCTTCTGTCCCCCAATGCATCGACAATTCCAGTTAACATTGTCCCGACCACTGACATAATGGTAACCTTTTTTACCTGAATATCCCTAATCGTTTTTTCTACGTCAAAATGTTCATGCAGGACTATCGGCATGCCATAGATGACACTGCGCATAAGGATAGAGAAGCCGCTAATATGGAACAGTGGAACAGAACAAAGCCAGCAATCCATCTCCATTTTTCCCAAGTTTAATGCAGAACCGACTGAACTCCACCAATGGTTTCCGTATGTCTGTATGACACCTTTCGGGTTTCCAGTCGTTCCCGAAGTGTACATAATCGTACAGATGTCAGATAAATTGACTTCATTTTGGATTACTGGTTCCACTGGCTTTAGTTGAAATAGGTCTTCTTTCGTTATCGCCTTCAATGCTGCCTTTTCTTCAAGTTCTTTCGTGGCAAAAGCTTCTTCTAAAATTAGGAATGCTGCTTTGGAATCATTGAGTTGCCAAACTAATTCTGATGTAGTTAATCTATTGTTTAATATAACTGCTTTGGCGCCTATTATCTGAAGTGCAAATAAGATTATCACTGTATCAAGATGATTTTTTAATAGTACTCCAACCAATTGACCTTTTTGAACACCTTGAGTCTGAAGTTTCCCGGCAGTATCCAGAGAACAATGGTAAAGCTCGTTAAATGTTAAGGATTTCTCCTGAAAATATATGGCTGTTCGGTCAGGAGTAAGAAAAGCTCTATTCTTTATAAAATTGGGCATGATTTCCTTTGACATTTTTAACACCCTCTTAAAAAAACTCTTTGTTTGATTCTAAACTTTTATTAGCGGGGAGGAAAACGGTTCTACTTAACCTTTTTCGATTCTGTTCTCCGTTTCGGTCACGGAGAACCACTCCTCTCCCATTTATAAAAAACAGCCTGATGGAGTCCATCAAGCTGCTTTTACATGATCAAGGGAAACGCGGGAATTGGCCGAAATCAGGCTTGCGCTTTTCTTTAAAAGCGTCGCGGCCTTCTTTTGCCTCATCAGTTGTATAGTAAAGCAATGTTGCATCACCAGCAAATTGCTGAAGTCCTGCTAAACCATCCGTATCGGCATTCATGGCAGCTTTTATGAAACGAAGAGCTGTTGGACTTTTCTCAAGCATTTCTTCACACCATTTAATGGTCTCATCTTCAACTTGCTCCAAAGGAACAACCGTGTTAACTAAGCCCATATCAAGCGCTTCTTGCGCATTATACTGACGGCATAAATACCAGATTTCACGGGCTTTCTTATGACCGATAATTCTTGCTAGGTAACCTGAACCATAACCGGCATCAAAACTTCCAACCTTAGGACCTGTTTGGCCAAACACAGCATTATCTGCCGCAATTGTTAAATCACAGACAACGTGAAGTACATGTCCGCCACCGATGGCATATCCTTTTACCATTGCTATCACTGGCTTAGGAATTACTCGGATTAAACGCTGTAAATCAAGCACGTTTAAGCGAGGAATTTGATCCTCCCCAACATAGCCTCCATGTCCGCGAACACTTTGATCTCCGCCGGAACAGAATGCTTTTTCCCCTGCACCTGTCAACACAATTACACCAATGCTGGAATCATCACGTGCATGTGCAAAAGCATCGAACATTTCCGATACCGTTTTCGGTGTAAAGGCATTATGTACATGTGGTCGGTTAATGGTGATTTTTGCTATTCCGTTATAAGTCTCATATAAAATTTCTTCATACTTGCGTCCTGGAACCCATTCTACTGTCAAAATAAAATCCTCCTTTATCGCTTTTTTGACAAAAAGTCACTTACTATTGTACCAAACTTTTGTGATTCTTCCACATGAATTGCATGTCCACAATTTTCAACGGCAACCCAAGAACCCTTTTTAAGAGACTTCAGCATTCTCTCTGCAATCCCACAAAACTTTTTATCCTCCGCACCGGTTAGCAGCAAAACCTCACATTCAAGCTGTTTTATAGGGGAACCCCACCAGGAAGGCTGTGCGCCTGTCCCCATTCCAAGTAAACTATTTGCCAGACCTAAAACAGAATTATGTAACCGCTGAGACCTGATAGATTTAATAACCTCTGCGGGGAGTCGTTTCATTGATGAAAACAGGGGAATATCCCCCCAATAATCAACAAACGATGTAATCCCCTCATTAACAATAAATTTTGCAAGTTCCGTATCTTTCATACGACGGAGTTCCCTCTCATCCTCTGTTTCCAGCCCTGGAGAGGCGCTTTCTAGGATTAACCTCCGAACTCTATTTGGAAATAGCAGTGCAAAAGTAAGGGCAAGTCTGCCCCCATTGAATAGCCTAGTAAATCTATTTGCTCCACAGCTAATTCATCAAGAATCCGATTCAAGTCACTAGCAACTACTTCTATTTGATAACGATTTATCTCATTAGGTGACTCCGTCTTACCGTGCCCAATAATGTCCGGAGCAATTACCAAAGAATGCTGGCCCCAGGACTCAAAAAACGGCATCCATGTAGAGGCATCTCCCGTAAATCCATGCAATACGACAAGCGCTGGGGTTCCATTACCACGAACCTCCACATGATAGCGAATTCTATCGACAGTAATGTCCATTACTGCTTACCTTTGACGAAACTTGATATTTCCTGGGAAACAGATGCCCAAAATCCACGATGCTCCTGGAGATTTTCATCTCTTTTTGTC belongs to Neobacillus sp. OS1-2 and includes:
- the menB gene encoding 1,4-dihydroxy-2-naphthoyl-CoA synthase yields the protein MTVEWVPGRKYEEILYETYNGIAKITINRPHVHNAFTPKTVSEMFDAFAHARDDSSIGVIVLTGAGEKAFCSGGDQSVRGHGGYVGEDQIPRLNVLDLQRLIRVIPKPVIAMVKGYAIGGGHVLHVVCDLTIAADNAVFGQTGPKVGSFDAGYGSGYLARIIGHKKAREIWYLCRQYNAQEALDMGLVNTVVPLEQVEDETIKWCEEMLEKSPTALRFIKAAMNADTDGLAGLQQFAGDATLLYYTTDEAKEGRDAFKEKRKPDFGQFPRFP
- a CDS encoding o-succinylbenzoate--CoA ligase; its protein translation is MSKEIMPNFIKNRAFLTPDRTAIYFQEKSLTFNELYHCSLDTAGKLQTQGVQKGQLVGVLLKNHLDTVIILFALQIIGAKAVILNNRLTTSELVWQLNDSKAAFLILEEAFATKELEEKAALKAITKEDLFQLKPVEPVIQNEVNLSDICTIMYTSGTTGNPKGVIQTYGNHWWSSVGSALNLGKMEMDCWLCSVPLFHISGFSILMRSVIYGMPIVLHEHFDVEKTIRDIQVKKVTIMSVVGTMLTGIVDALGDRRLPNQFRCMLLGGGPAPLPLLEACVEKDIPVFQSYGMTESSSQIVTLSPEYSLTKLGSAGKPLFPSQLIIVKDNGIPAEAGEAGEITVKGPNVTPGYLYCPKAMEERFRDGWFYTGDIGYLDGEGFLYVIDRRSDLIISGGENIYPAEIEAVLLAHPAVVEAGVTGVDDAKWGQVPVAFIVKNNFVSTDELQQFCQKQLARYKVPKVFYFTEKLPRNAAKKLLRRTLREWVTNDENSLD